The following are encoded together in the Fusarium keratoplasticum isolate Fu6.1 chromosome 1, whole genome shotgun sequence genome:
- a CDS encoding DUF202 domain-containing protein, translating into MPSSARSRSPSVYSLHDLSPRITQSLSTTSSSPQSQPDQEPEPRGEGSAVPPAESAKTPLARFWSSQVSCEVDLSAARDHLANERTFLGYLRTSMMMSMVGTLVAQLFTINHETNHGSGFGYFAAGKPLAITCYAFSIGTILLGAVRSWRHQYAILSGKALSGGFEIHCLGICSVLLLLVFFGFLLAIDVLKAVSPLPKPT; encoded by the exons atGCCTTCGTCAGCTAGAAGCCGCTCACCCTCGGTATATTCTCTCCACGACCTCTCTCCGCGCATCACACAATCTttatcaacaacatcatcatccccgCAGTCGCAGCCGGACCAAGAACCGGAGCCGCGTGGGGAAGGGTCCGCCGTCCCGCCGGCCGAATCGGCCAAGACGCCGCTCGCCAGGTTCTGGTCTTCGCAGGTGAGCTGCGAGGTTGACCTTTCAGCCGCGCGTGACCACCTCG CCAACGAGCGTACCTTTCTCGGATACCTGCGTacatccatgatgatgtcCATGGTGGGGACCCTGGTAGCCCAGCTCTTCACAATCAACCACGAGACCAACCACGGCTCCGGTTTTGGCTACTTTGCTGCCGGGAAACCCCTAGCCATAACCTGCTACGCCTTCTCGATAGGCACTATCCTACTTGGGGCCGttcggagctggaggcatCAGTATGCCATATTGAGCGGCAAGGCCTTGTCAGGTGGCTTTGAGATTCACTGCCTCGGTATATGTTCTGTTCTT CTGCTGCTTGTCTTTTTTGGGTTTCTTCTGGCTATTGATGTGCTCAAGGCGGTTTCTCCCCTTCCCAAGCCAACGTGA
- a CDS encoding Cyclin-dependent kinases regulatory subunit, translated as MPMDIDTSRRNKSPRPLSDSERARLEEYIDSIHYSARYSDSEFEYRHVQLPKAMLKAIPKDYHDTAKGTLKLLWEEEWRALGITQSLGWEHYEVHEPEPHILLFKRELNFQPPQ; from the exons ATGCCCATGGACATTGACACCTCTCGCCGGAATAAGTCGCCCCGGCCTCTTTCAGACTCTGAGCGCGCACGATTAGAAGAGTACATCGACTCCATCCACTACTCGGCCCGATACTCGGACAGTGAATTCGAATACCGCCATGTCCAGCTTCCCAAAgccatgctcaaggccatcccCAAGGATTACCACGACACTGCCAAGGGTACCCTCAAGCTCTTGTGGGAGGAGGAATGGCGAGCTCTTGGCATCACTCAG AGTCTAGGATGGGAGCATTACGAAGTTCATGAGCCAGAGCCACACATCCTCTTGTTCAA GCGAGAACTCAACTTCCAACCACCTCAGTAA
- a CDS encoding Cft1-like protein yields the protein MQAYTELAAPSAVTHSLTIALTSATASNLVVAKGSLLQIFTTKAISAEFDAQNQPAQPPKAEPEFDHRAHDDDGLESSFLGGGESMLVRTDRTNNTKLVLVAELPLAGTVIGLAKIKTKRTKSGGEALLLAYKAAKMCLCEWDPKKNTLETLSIHYYEKDELQGAPWEVAFDEYVNFLEADPGSRCAAFQFGSRNIAILPFRQAEEDLEMDDWDEDLDGPRPVKEPTAVANGDSDTLEAAYTPSFVLRLPLLDPSLLHPVHLAFLHEYREPTFGILSSSQERAHSLGQKDHLTYKVFTLDLQQRASTTILSVTDLPRDLYKMVALPAPVGGALLVGENELIHIDQSGKANGVAVNSMARQITSFSLSDQADLNLRLEGCIIEQLYIENGELLLILNDGRLGIVSFRIDGRTVSGISVKMIPEENGGSLIKSRASTASKLGKNTFFIGSETGDSVVLGWSRKMSQEKRRKTRLVDTDLGLDVDELDLEDDDDEDDDLYGTESTAAKPAQALNGAGKSGELSFRIHDTLLSIAPIRDLTSGKAAFLPDSEEATLSKGVVSDLQLACVVGRGNSGSLAILNRHVQPKIIGRFEFPEARGFWTMCVKKPVPKSLGGNVTVGNDYETFGQHDKYMIVAKVDLDGYETSDVYALTAAGFETLKETEFDPAAGFTVEAGTMGKQMRVIQVLKSEVRSYDGDLGLTQILPMLDEETGAEPRVISASIADPYLLLIRDDSSVLIAQIDSNNELEEVEKTDNTLQSTKWHAGCLYTDTKGIFQPSVGDKGADTSKIMMFLLSSTGALHVYALPDLSKPVYVAEGLCYVPPYLSADYTLRRGLARENLRELLVADLGDTISQSPYLILRNQTDDLTIYEPLRYHAEGAEPTLSATLTFKKASNAALATSPVETSQDDAVQQPRFVPLRPCANVNGYSTVFLPGPSPSFVLKSSKSIPRVIGLQGLGVRGMSTFHTEGCDRGFIYADDEGIARVTQLPSETNFTDLGISVKKVPLDSDVCGIAYHQPTGTYIAGCTTNEPFELPRDDDYHKEWAKETLTFAPTMPRGVLKLISPISLTVIHDQELESCESIECMKTLQLEVSEETKERRFLLTVGTALSKGEDLPIRGRVHVFDIVTVIPEPGKPETNKRLKAIAREDIPRGGVTAISEIGTQGLMLVAQGQKCMVRGLKEDGSLLPVAFLDMSCHVSSARELPRTGLCVMADAFKGVWFAGYTEEPYTFKILGKSHGRLPLLVADFLPDGEDLAIVAADADGDLHILEFNPEHPKSLQGHLLLHRTTFSVSPNPPTSMLLLPRTTPPAHPSPSDPSHILLLASPSGHLSTLVPLPETTYRRLLSVTNQLLPALTPYGGLNAKAYRLPSGTRPVGVEAAAGRTIVDGAILARWAELGAAKRAEIAGKGGYDGVAELRDELEGVLGWSGLAYF from the exons ATGCAGGCCTATACAGAGCTTGCGGCTCCTTCAGCCGTCACACACTCCTTGACCATCGCCCTCACGTCCGCCACGGCCTCGAACCTCGTTGTCGCAAAGGGCTCCCTGCTCCAGATCTTTACAACCAAGGCCATCTCGGCCGAATTCGACGCCCAGAATCAGCCTGCGCAGCCTCCCAAGGCCGAGCCCGAGTTTGATCACCGCGCacatgacgacgatggcctcgaaTCTTCgttcctcggcggcggcgagtCAATGCTGGTCCGCACCGATCGCacaaacaacaccaagctaGTGCTCGTCGCAGAGCTGCCACTCGCTGGAACCGTTATAGGTcttgccaagatcaagaccaaaCGTACAAAATCCGGGGGTGAGGCTCTCCTGCTAGCATACAAAGCGGCCAAGATGTGCCTATGCGAGTGGGATCCCAAAAAGAACACCCTCGAGACCCTCTCAATCCACTACTATGAGAAGGACGAGCTTCAGGGCGCTCCCTGGGAGGTCGCCTTTGACGAATACGTGAATTTCCTCGAGGCCGACCCGGGCAGCAGATGTGCCGCCTTCCAGTTCGGCTCGCGCAACATCGCTATCCTCCCATTCCGACAAGCGGAAGAggacttggagatggatgattGGGATGAGGATCTCGACGGACCGCGGCCCGTCAAGGAGCCAACCGCAGTCGCCAATGGAGATAGCGACACTCTAGAAGCAGCCTATACACCGTCTTTTGTCCTCCGTCTCCCACTGCTTGATCCCAGTCTGCTTCATCCCGTGCACTTGGCCTTCCTGCATGAGTATAGAGAGCCGACTTTTGGCATCCTGTCGTCCAGCCAAGAGCGGGCGCACTCTCTTGGCCAGAAAGATCACCTCACATACAAGGTCTTTACGCTTGACCTGCAGCAGCGCGCTTCAACCACCATTCTCTCAGTTACCGACCTCCCGCGAGATCTCTACAAGATGGTTGCTCTGCCAGCGCCTGTTGGCGGCGCGTTGCTGGTCGGAGAGAACGAGCTCATTCATATTGATCAGTCGGGCAAGGCCAATGGCGTGGCTGTCAACTCAATGGCTCGACAGATTACCTCCTTCAGTTTGTCCGACCAGGCGGATTTGAACCTTCGGTTAGAGGGTTGCATTATTGAACAGCTGTACATTGAGAATGGAGAACTACTCTTGATTCTCAATGACGGGCGACTCGGCATAGTGTCATTCCGAATCGACGGTCGCACAGTATCTGGTATCAGCGTTAAGATGATTCCAGAGGAAAACGGAGGCAGTTTAATCAAGAGCCGTGCATCAACGGCTTCAAAACTGGGCAAAAACACATTCTTTATTGGTAGCGAGACTGGCGACTCTGTTGTGTTGGGTtggtcgaggaagatgagcCAAGAAAAGCGGCGCAAGACACGCCTCGTCGACACcgaccttgggcttgatgttgacgaACTCGatcttgaggatgatgacgacgaagacgatgatcTGTACGGCACTGAATCCACAGCTGCAAAGCCAGCCCAGGCTCTCAACGGAGCGGGCAAATCGGGTGAACTGAGCTTCCGCATTCACGATACCCTACTCAGCATCGCTCCTATCAGGGACTTGACATCTGGTAAGGCAGCTTTCCTGCCAGATAGCGAAGAGGCGACCCTGTCAAAGGGCGTCGTTTCTGACTTGCAACTCGCCTGCGTGGTTGGTCGCGGCAACTCGGGAtctctcgccatcctcaaccgACATGTTCAACCCAAGATTATCGGAAGATTCGAGTTTCCAGAAGCACGTGGTTTCTGGACCATGTGTGTCAAGAAGCCGGTGCCCAAGTCTCTGGGAGGAAACGTCACTGTTGGGAACGACTATGAAACGTTCGGACAGCATGATAAGTACATGATTGTGGCCAAGGTCGATCTCGACGGGTATGAGACATCAGACGTGTATGCCCTCACTGCTGCTGGGTTCGAGACTCTGAAAGAGACCGAGTTTGACCCTGCGGCTGGCTTTACTGTTGAGGCTGGAACAATGGGCAAGCAAATGAGGGTCATTCAGGTCTTGAAATCTGAGGTTCGATCCTACGACGGGG ACCTTGGTCTCACTCAGATCCTGCCGATGCTTGATGAGGAAACTGGGGCTGAACCCAGAGTCATTAGCGCCAGTATCGCAGACCCCTATCTACTGCTCATCCGTGACGACAGTAGTGTCTTGATCGCGCAGATCGACAGCAACAACGAGCtcgaagaggttgagaagaCGGATAACACGCTTCAAAGCACAAAATGGCACGCCGGTTGCTTGTACACGGATACAAAGGGCATCTTCCAGCCAAGTGTCGGTGACAAGGGTGCGGACACTTCCAAGATTATGATGTTCCTTCTTAGCTCAACAGGAGCCCTACAC GTCTACGCGCTTCCCGATCTCTCAAAGCCAGTCTACGTCGCTGAAGGCTTGTGTTATGTTCCTCCTTACCTCTCTGCAGACTATACTCTCCGCCGAGGCCTGGCTCGAGAGAATCTCCGCGAGCTGTTGGTGGCAGATCTTGGAGACACTATATCCCAATCACCATATCTCATC CTTCGAAACCAAACCGACGATCTCACCATCTATGAGCCCCTTCGCTACCACGCAGAGGGTGCTGAACCCACGCTATCCGCCACCCTTACTTTCAAGAAGGCTTCCAATGCGGCACTCGCCACGAGTCCCGTCGAGACATCACAGGACGATGCCGTCCAGCAACCACGCTTCGTGCCCCTAAGACCATGCGCCAACGTCAACGGCTACAGCACTGTCTTCCTTCCGGGTCCATCACCAAGCTTCGTCCTCAAGTCCAGCAAGAGTATCCCTCGCGTCATTGGTCTCCAGGGTCTTGGCGTCCGTGGCATGAGCACATTCCATACCGAGGGCTGCGATCGAGGTTTCATCtacgccgacgacgagggcatTGCACGTGTCACGCAGCTTCCCTCTGAGACCAACTTTACCGACCTTGGCATATCTGTCAAGAAGGTACCTTTGGACAGCGATGTTTGTGGTATTGCGTATCATCAGCCGACTGGCACATATATCGCCGGATGCACAACGAATGAGCCGTTTGAGCTACCGAGGGATGACGATTATCACAAAGAATGGGCCAAGGAAACTCTCACATTTGCACCAACCATGCCCCGTGGTGTTCTCAAGTTAATCAGTCCTATCAGCTTAACCGTCATCCACGATCAAGAGCTCGAGTCATGTGAATCCATCGAGTGTATGAAGACACTGCAGCTCGAAGTCTCAGAGGAGACAAAGGAGCgccgcttcctcctcacaGTGGGAACCGCCCTCTCTAAGGGCGAGGACCTTCCCATCCGCGGCCGCGTCCACGTCTTTGACATTGTCACCGTCATCCCCGAACCTGGCAAGCCCGAAACCAACAAGCGTCTCAAGGCCATTGCTCGAGAGGACATTCCCCGAGGTGGTGTCACTGCCATCTCGGAGATTGGCACGCAGGGTCTCATGCTCGTCGCTCAAGGCCAGAAGTGTATGGTACGAGGCCTCAAGGAGGATGGCTCCCTGCTACCAGTGGCTTTCCTTGATATGAGCTGTCACGTTTCGAGCGCTCGCGAGCTTCCCAGGACGGGTCTGTGTGTCATGGCTGATGCCTTCAAGGGTGTCTGGTTCGCAGGATACACTGAAGAGCCTTATACGTTCAAGATCCTGGGCAAGAGTCACGGCCGGTTGCCGCTCCTGGTAGCAGATTTCCTCCCTGATGGCGAGGATCTTGCCATCGTTGCGGCGGACGCCGATGGCGATTTGCACATCCTCGAGTTTAACCCCGAGC ATCCCAAGTcccttcaaggccatctcctcctccaccgaaCAACCTTCTCCGTCTCCCCCAACCCCCCGACCTCaatgctcctcctcccacgaACAACCCCCCCAGCTCACCCATCCCCCTCAGATCCTTCCCACATCCTCCTCCTAGCCTCCCCGTCAGGTCACCTCTCGACCCTCGTACCCCTCCCAGAGACGACATACCGTCGCCTCCTCTCCGTAACGAACCAGCTCCTCCCCGCGCTGACACCCTACGGAGGTCTCAATGCAAAGGCATACCGTCTACCCAGTGGTACACGACCTGTGGGTGTTGAAGCTGCCGCGGGACGAACCATCGTCGACGGTGCTATCCTGGCGAGGTGGGCTGAGCTGGGTGCTGCAAAGAGGGCAGAGATTGCAGGCAAGGGTGGGTATGATGGTGTTGCAGAGCTGAgggatgagcttgagggtgTGCTGGGATGGAGTGGGCTGGCGTATTTCTAA
- a CDS encoding U6 snRNA phosphodiesterase yields MALVDYSSSDSADEDSGPDSRRIKRRKGADGTAAHSSRTSDTIRAPSNATADAGARPQVEDAEASSMPPLPDTFHDLYASTVRQSVVDDPSLHQGRKRQVPHVVGNWPSHLYVEWHPSTTQHALLTELLADIEKQASSEIELFNFLTSDLGSPLPLHISLSRPLSLSTGNKDEFLDRITQTFTSSGIAPFIVRPQGLAWYRSPDSDRTFLILRVASGVSKAGSDSEEAVRAPNPELTALLAKSNTVVTQFGQPTLYQRNTNDVDTRDTVGTAFHISIGWTFHLPGDELSLETLRLFKQSKFADIRDWEINVTGIKAKIGNVVNHIALKKVGRGTAPPLGSVPFL; encoded by the exons ATGGCTCTTGTTGACTATTCTTCCTCCGACTCTGCGGACGAGGACTCCGGCCCCGACTCTCGCCGCATCAAGCGCCGGAAGGGTGCTGATGGCACGGCGGCCCACTCCTCCCGAACGTCGGACACCATTAGGGCTCCGAGCAATGCAACTGCCGATGCCGGCGCTCGGCCTCAAGTCGAGGATGCCGAAGCTTCATCCATGCCCCCGTTGCCCGACACCTTTCACGACCTATATGCTTCTACCGTTCGTCAGAGTGTCGTGGATGACCCGAGCCTCCATCAGGGACGGAAGCGTCAAGTTCCCCATGTGGTTGGAAACTGGCCGAGTCATCTCTACGTCGAGT GGCATCCTTCCACTACACAGCATGCCCTCTTGACGGAACTGTTGGCCGACATCGAGAAGCAGGCATCGAGTGAGATTGAGCTCTTCAACTTTTTGACCAGCGACCTGGGATCTCCTCTACCACTACACATCAGCCTGTCGCGTCCATTGTCTCTCAGTACGGGCAACAAGGACGAGTTTCTGGACAGGATCACGCAAACGTTCACCAGCAGCGGCATTGCCCCATTCATCGTTAGGCCTCAAGGGCTGGCCTGGTATAGGTCTCCCGACTCGGATCGCACATTTCTCATTCTTCGCGTTGCCAGTGGCGTGAGTAAGGCAGGATCCGACAGCGAAGAGGCAGTACGGGCCCCGAACCCAGAGCTCACGGCTCTCCTGGCAAAGAGCAACACCGTCGTGACCCAGTTCGGCCAGCCGACTCTGTATCAGCGCAATACGAATGACGTGGATACAAGAGATACTGTGGGCACTGCCTTTCACATATCCATTGGATGGACATTTCATCTTCCCGGGGACGAATTATCTCTTGAGACGTTGAGGTTATTCAAGCAGAGCAAGTTTGCTGACATCCGGGATTGGGAGATCAACGTCAcaggcatcaaggccaagattggaAACGTTGTCAACCATATTGCGTTGAAGAAGGTCGGGCGAGGTACTGCTCCACCGTTGGGCTCTGTACCATTCCTATAG